The Cardiocondyla obscurior isolate alpha-2009 linkage group LG20, Cobs3.1, whole genome shotgun sequence DNA segment caTAATGATTTATATCCAGTTGAAGAATCTGGAACAAATCATGAAACAGACACGGAACGACGCTATCCACTTTTACCTGCCCGAGAAAATGCAACTTATTCTCTGgagttaaaacattaaaatttcagccgttatattttttctcctcatgtatttccgtacatgcaacgttttttttattcttatgcAACAATTTGACATCAAgtatttctcttattattttaccctTTTACTAAAGCCTACTTGTTTTTAgaataagaagaaagaagatttaaTCGCAAAATGGAGGCTACAATCCCAACAATTAACACCTATCATTTAACTCGATCGTTCCTGGAGGCCATGGTGTTGGAGGTGGAATCGCCCACGTTGTTCtgggtgaaattaaaaaacgggCAGGACGAGTTGAATGAGCTCCTAGACTACCTTACTATGAGAATGAAGAGGATCGGGACGAAGCTCACAATGGCGCCCGATCGTATTCATGTCGGGACTCTGGTCGCTGTAAAGGAGGGGAGACGGTGGCAGCGAGGGATCATCACGGAGGTGACGTCTCACACTGACGTCACCATCCATCTAAAGGACTGGGGGCGGAAGATACATCGCCGCAAGTTCGACTGTTGCCACCTGGAGAACCGATTTAAGGAGCAGCCATGGCAGGCCATTCCGTGCGGGGCGCATGGGATCCGGCCAGTGTCCCCCACCGGCTGGACGGAGAGGGACATCATCCTTACTAGGGCCTTAATAGAGAAAGAGTGGGGAGAATTAAGGATCCGGCGGGCCTCGGGGGGAGAGTTCGCCGAGGTGGACTTCTCAACCCACCGGCCGGACGACTTCCGGAGGCATGACCTCGCCCATGCGTTGGAACAGGCAGGAGCGACAATAAGAAGCTccaatgtaattataaatcacaTAATAGGGCCGAATAATGTAGTAGAACGGCCAGAATTTAGGAAGTTAAGGTCCCCAGGAACACTGtagtaaactttaataaaacatttttataattttaaattgcgtaCTAGTAATATTGATACTCCTAAGGATGTATTAGTTGATAAGCAAAATATTAggctatcatttttttttcttccccatGAAACTAATCACTTAAGTCAAAAattgcacatatatatatataaaaaaaaaagagaaaaaaaaataataataataaaaaaaaactttagtaACGTAAGACAAAAATAAGGGATTGcagaaaaagggaaaggaggACACAGTAGTTCCACTCAAGGAGGAGTGGAGGGGAGAAGGCCACGCGTCAGTCGGGAAAGCGTGTAGCCAAACCAAAAATGAGCGGTCAGGAGACCATTCATCAAAATGTTCAATAGACCCCAAATTTGAGTGTAGTGTTGAAAGGAACACACACATAATGgtgagcgaaaaaaaaaacgccacATTGTTCTGTTTCAAATTTGACAAGGTCAAGAGCAATCCTAGGCTATTAAAATCAAACCTGACCAATGGAGATTTAATCTCTAAAAGAAGTCTCCCATGTAGCGTCAAAATCTATTCGTTCcagaaacgaaggaaaaataaaaataaaccttGACCTGCAATCACTTATAGTCGACATAGGatatattattagaatttcgttttaaaaaaaaattatatataagcaaatatatatatatatatatgtacagagaattgaacaaattgaaaaaaaaaatctttctaaaatatatatatatatatatataaaatgatagcctaaaaagaaaataaaaaaatgtaagttctTAGAACTAAGTAtaaaactacgaaaaaaaagagaactctTTATTCTATGCAAATGTTGTGAATTAAACCCTCAACATTTGTCTAAGTCGGGgggtgttacgtctccgactccgcgtctctttttttcgacgtatattaaaattttagttaaggggaaggtagaccgtagtccattgtaatataaaaaaaaggaatttcagagtctttcagaaaataaattcaatagacgtccacatattccgggacaatttgttgcgtgaaagcataagaaacatgcaacaaattgcgaacgggcgccaacaggatgtcagacaaagaatttgtctagacataacacaaaaaaatcaaaatttaagagctcataaatatttcaactttgataacctgtctgtcataggaaaggaaaaataactttttcttaaaattgtaattgcgtaccgatcccgagctttagaaaaaccaagggcgcgagagacccgaaattaccggagtatgtgacgcaggcaaaggcaataaagccaggtaaccatatgtcatatggaaagtaagagttacctaaccatctctcgatggaaatgatagaaaaattctggaaggctcggaaggggtaactcgttgaagcgggggtgcttcgtaggcacattacttccttaaaaccaatggatttcgggaactcctcaccaaaatctagaaactaagggcgaaaacttaaaatagagaagggatgaagtgcgagtgcccaataattttgagataggaaaagtggaggaataagctctgcaaatgagagattagaatctcagaaaaatgaaaattcgggaagagtcctccccttttccgagcttataaaatcttgtgctcagggtgagcacgctctcttgcatcttaGCTACAACCGAATAAGTTTTACTAAAACCTCACGTGAGTGTCTTGAGTGTGcaagccaatctgaagaagcagtttgaagatctcctaaaagtaagttccaacgattttaatatgtatctgggcgaaaaacacgattccactaaatgtatttatcttaattaattgttttcaagtgttgtctgagagaaagaaatgtctgagtcgaggctccgcggttttgattttgtgctgattgttcctgtgatctgttaaatgtgtgagaatatctgctcccgaacatcggttgagacatgctgtcgaaaaactagcgattttctgtggtcaactccgcgaaatatcgctggaactttggcgactgttctcggctaaagaatcggcaagcggttctcgccaaagatagattatgcggaatctttcatgggcggatcgagaccttcggaattcgtcgatgacgaatctccttccctccattgttattaaacattccaaaaattcaattcagatttaattaaaatcaattaataattttagtggaatctctcaataagaaaacgttgaggaagagtcgggcgcggcggaataagcaGATCAAAAATCTGAGGGAGttagtccgccgcttcttcgtaCAATACcttctcgcggcggcaccaagTGAAGAGGTTTTtgtgtctcccgcgcgccacgaggagagaccttggtctcctcgttcaggcccaccgccaccatctcctatccgcggcgatccggagccgttattcggctatttcccggaagaagaggagtcaGTTGCAAATCCTTCCGACGACCGAAATCTTTCgtctcagtccacggagcctggatcggaattattccgccccacgactccttcttatactccgaattcttccctcatctccgagccacggtttcccggagatgagccaagagcctgctcctctcctctttcaccacctccttttcccttcgaacctgaggaagccgactctctgggtgaagatgactcaatctctctcccaggagtagacttccccgatcaacctccatctccagtcccgagtatagagatcctcgaggagcatccagaaccgagagaggttatagatcctctcctggagctcctccgcagggcctgtactccgtggacagatcctgtcccggaaagggccttctccatcggccctgaccatttTGAGCCAGAGcagatcaggattcaggcagctcggtctgattTTGACTCtcactttttcatttattatcccggggtggaatttcctttcctggctccgatgcgattaattgaccttgttttcccgagatccacggcgagggtggtggaaatcgaagaggtcaCCATAGATTAATaatcacacacacacacacatgcacacccttacactcatgtaaatattgtaaaatactcGACACCgccatgttaaaattatatctattcaTTCGTATATTACCGTTTTCTTACTATTTGATTTGTTcagtaaaaacttttactctatttttatattttaaacgagctGTATGAGTTTTTTTTTGAACTGTTCATTTGTCATCTATggattatttttgattttgtaattagagtcatttgttttaattaaattgttaatttagtgttattaaaatcgtgagttaattatttaattattaccctaaactatcctgtctaagcgatcaatcacgcccggttctatcccagagaataaggattcatttcctttctctaaaaagaaccacttacgcgctcaattgaaatccgaataattatctgcgcgtaaaatcgtgtagattcgaatttcgaatcacacataaattcggtggtacgtcacctcCCTACCCTACCGGCAAAGTCCAttccgaggaattccttccgattaattaattaaataaaattaatcctccTGACGTAACACAGTCAGATTTTACAAAAGTTTATCAAACGCTTTTTTCAACGGCGTAAAACAACCGTTTTCCCTTTGTTTAGCGAATGCTTTTCTAATGCGACGAATTGGAGAGCGTTTATGTAAATGCTTTGAGAACGTTTAAAAAACGCATTATTTAGCACTGTAACACGAGCGTTTTTTCTCCTGTACCAAACGCTGTATAAAACGTTTTGTAAAAGTTCTCTAATGCTAAgccaatttttttcaaagacgTTTAGTGAACGTTGATACATCTTTGTATAGAGAGTTTGCTATCAGAGTTTACAAACGTTTATCAAACGCATTTTTCAACATCGTGAGACAAGCGTTTTTCCTTTACTTACGAAATGCTCTTACAATACATTAACGAATTgtgtattttgtattttataataacattCTCTTTCCATTTTTCATGTAGTAAGTATCTAATTTTCTAATGTTTACTCATGTAAGGAGGGAAGAGAGCCAAATTAAGAtacaaaaagattatttacACCCAAGTTACATACAATACTTTATTTGCTAAATAAAGTGTAAAACATGTATATAAAACCAATATATTGCAAAATACGCatcaattaaagttttatttttaatctccaTGACAACCAAAAGGTAATGCACATAGATAGGTATTACTGGGTAAATTCATTACAACACAGGGTTGTTCAATGTGTGACAGTTTGATACATAACATTTTTCCAGTTCTTTTCATTTTGTGGACATGTTTTAGAGCTACGTAATCATTTTGAACCAATAAACGCTTACTGCATTTAATCGTTTGcacaagaagtaaaatttcACCCAACGGCGACAtggcaatatattttatttgtacaacTTTTCCGTTTCTTAGAATAGCATAAGAATCGTTGTTCTTCTTCTTATTGATATATTGAGAGGAAGTGTACCTAATTCcattatataataatctatttaaaaaaattaaattcttaggATTAAAATTACCAAAACGGAGAAAGCACTGATGCTCTTCTTCACACAAAATTGAAACATGCTGTCCCTTCCCTAGGAGAAGAGCTCCATTAGAACGCACAAAATATCTAAGCTTTTTATTCAAAACTCTTTCAAAGAAATCAATAGTACTTTTAGATGACACAATCTCCTCACATAGAGTATATAGTGAATTGAACGTAAGAAATTTACGAGCTATCTGTGAAGTAACTGAAACGGACTCTGATATAGTTGCAGTAAATGTCTGTTTTGTCCTTCATAGCAAAATGCCTTGTGTGTCCACAAGGGACCCCAATTTATGACACATTTGCACACGTGAGTAAGAAGATGAAGGTTGTAGATTGTATGTTTAggttcaaaatatttttgaaagtaatAACAGTATTGAAGAAACAGATTGTGCGCCTCTTCAATTTCATTGCGAGATACAGAATGCTGAAGGAGAATATTAGTTGCATGGGAGAGCATTGCGAGATGGACCAAGTACTTGTCTTTAAGAAGACCTTGCAAACATGGTATGCAATAAAACAAAAGCCACGACCTCCATTCTGAAGCTTTTCATTTACAACAGTGTTCGATTGAACGGGGACTTCTCGTTATTCCTGTTGAAGGATGTATGTTGAGAAGACGGCCATCTATTGTgtctgttaaattttttaaagctatATTGTCTGTCATATTTATCCAACATTTCTTTTTAGTAGAACTAAACAGGTATTCCATATGAGACTTTATTACACCTAACAAAATGGCATGCATGTAATCCACGACAATACCTCAAATCAAATCAAAATAGAGAAGATTCATTAAAATAGACGGACCCTTAACACCCTTGTAATGCCGCTTGTCTACACGTATTTCATTTTTCCTTTCATGAGCTCTATTTGCATCCTGATAACTGGATTCTGCCGTTCTGTCATCTGCTTTCTCAGAGAGGACATTAAAACACCTCGATCTTGGCCCTGTTTTCTCCTGCTTTTCATAACAGAATGTGCAACCATAATATGCATGAAAAGACTGCATGTTAAGAAGCTGACACCGTGCAACAGAATCAGTTACAGCACATAAAGGGATAACTTTActgataatttcttttccttcgtGATTCCAAGAAAAACCCTTAGAGGAAAGTTTATTTGCTTCTTTAACAAAAGGTTGCAAGAAAACCATTTGATTAGGATCTTTAGGTCCAACGTATAACCCAACAAGAAGCATATACCTGCTACAATCTTTAAATGGAAATTCATTGATCGTTACATAAATAGGCCACAATGATTTACCGGTCGACTTTCCAGTTGGGACACCGTCCGTAAAGAAAGTATATGAAAAATTGTAAGAGGAAGAGAGTATTTCTCCAGGAACACAATACTTTTTGTATTGCTCCCCGTCATATATATCTTCAAAAGCATCAGAGTGCTTTTTCTTGCGGTTAAATCTAGGGTTTAGTAATAAAGATGCTACACGTGAATCACTTACTAATTTTTTCAATTGCGATTTTAATGATATGGACAAGAAGAAATTTGACGGCTTAGACACATCAACATTATCAGCACAATAAGAACATTGCACACATTCTGGCAAACAGCTCTTTTCCCCTATGTACACTTCACATGTTGGACAATAGATGTGATAAGATatgctctctttttctttctcaatatGTTGAAAATACTTGTATTTTGTTTCTGGAAGATCTTCCTTGTCGTGAATTGAGTTGACCATTCGTAGAATATCAAGTTGTGTCTCCCACGAAAAATTATGTCTTACTCCTAACACAAGGCACATAAAACTACATCATCAACTGTAGTGTTTGTGCaatcgcataatttttttgacagtttctttttctctgtttcCACACTGTTATGAACCATAGGATCTTTTAAGGTATTATTATTGGCTAAGGAATATTCTTCTACTTCTTCTAATGATGACATAGAACTTGATTCTCCTTTTGATAATAAAGTAGACTCTAAACCCTTTGTTGACGAATCACAAATATTCTctctaatttctttattattgtTAGATAGAATAACAGTTGTATTTGTTTCTGtcttatttattacattagaaTTATAGctctaaaaaaagaataaagtaccaaataaatatattaatttaaaaaaaacgaggattcttattttttctacaATGTAAAATTCAGAATTGCTAACAATTATTGCATACCTGCAATAAATATGTTACACATGAGTCATCCTCATCTTTATTCACAGATTCACTTATATTCTCAACAACGTCATTCCGTGAAGCCGTTGTAAATGATATTATATTCTGAAATAACAAtttagcaataaaaataatatatattttgaaactgtcacaaaaaaattactctgttcatattaaatatttttagcgaaaaaaatttactgatatataatataattaaatataattatatttaatgaaatataattatatctaataataaatgagcATTATTGAACCAGTACCTGATCAGGAATGTGACAATTTTGATATTCTGACACTATTCGTCCAACAGCTCGTTGTTGCCGACGCCAAGCGGTGGACCGAGGGATATTTTCGttagtaaataaaaaacgtttGTAGCGTTTCAtttttgtgtaatttttttgatacacatcgatttttttgtaattgatCTATGATGAGTTCAGTCTGAGGTCATACGTGATCTCTGGCTGCGTTAATGTTCCGTATCGATAAAATGTGTGCGTTTCGACAATTACgtacgtttataattaataaattaattgacttGCAATTTATAAAGCATTGACAAACGTTGAAGATTAGGTGAACGTGAAGGTTTTCTAAACGTTTATACGCTGTCAACGTTGTAAGAACTCTTATATAACGCTTTTTTAGTTTGTAAACGCTTGTAAAACGTTTATTAAACGCtgtataaaacgttttatgAAAGTTCTACAACGCTGAGAAAACGCTTTTTTAATGATCTGCGCGGTGATTGGCGAATTCAGCATGATAAGATTTACAAGACTGGTATTAATCGGAATATCGGACTAATCGGTAGTGGTTCGTTGTATCTGCATAGTTATAGCTTGCTTTGGAGTTCccaataaaattatgaattcaGTTGACAATTCCAAGTGGTACGCGCTGGTTAAGTATAAAAGTGGCAATGAAACGGAGGTTCTGCctatacaaaaaattaaattaaaaatcggaAAAGGCAAACAAGTTTCTTTTAATCCGAAGTCCTTAACGGATTTTGATAGAGTGCATTATTATACGGTGAATACAACGCACGGTAGCAAGGATGGAAAAGAACATAAATGGTATGCACACATCAGCTTGCTTGCTGGtaagtaatattttcttataaactTAACctataaaatgattaaaaaaaaaaagatgattaCTTTTTGTTTAACAGAATCTCGAGAAGCAATGGAAAGTGCCGTAGTTATGAAGAGAATCAGCTGGCCTTTTGTATTAAATGGAGATCAGTCAGAACCGAACAGTACTGATACTGATTGCTGTGTTAGAAGAAGGCAATCCCATCACTAGCAATCGTGATTTAAATGTAAGTATAATTTTAGTAAATATAGTAGACGTATGATGTAATTTAGCTATACTAatacatctttttttcttttaaaaaaataaaaaaagcacaaAGAAACAGGCTACGGATGCAGTCCATGCCCAATTGTTAGCATCGAGAAGTCTATGTCAAAAACCTTCAACACGTACAGATGATAATTTTACGAACTTGCTGCGGGAAAATGCAGAATTGAAATCTGCATTGCAAgctgaacaaaaaaaaaatatatctacaGAAGTGAGGGAAGAGCAAAATTTTTCAGACATCCTGCAAGAATGTTTGCAAAGAATAGAATCTAAAGTAGAAAATATTCAAGATCAATTTCAAAAACAATTAGACTCTGTGGGAAAAGCAAACATGGAGAAACTAGCggatttagaaagaaaaatgacagaaatagaaaactcgATAAGTAAGTTCCCACAACCACATCCGCAATATGTGCAACATTGGTTGAACAGTTTACCCAACAATgaaaatatcgaatatttataacgcttattgatttattaatctaACAAGTAATATAGTACGTGTATGGTCATGGTCAGAAGATATTGCAACATAAAAAGTTAGAAACATGATTTTAGAAACAGAATTCAAACCGCAATATTCGCGATTTGCATTCTGTTTCTAAAATCGTGTTTCTAACTTTATATGTAACAAACTTCTCCCTACGACCGTAcaatattagtaaaaataaataataacagtagttttaatttagaaaagtagatgttaaaaataaattattactaattattatttcgaaaacagcatttttaagaaaagttGTCCTCTGAAATTAGATAGATTAGAACTCTTGTCTGtgcaattttttatgaaaagtaCCGGgtttcaaagaaataaaattgtgttgctttattttttaacgcgcgatataatacaaaaattagcATACTTTCCAATACGACTATAATtacaaagtttattttattactggtTGTGATATTTTCATGAAAGGGTATAACAACTGTTGAAATCATAATGTATAACGTGAAAAAATGATTGCCTcagacataaaaaaataacagatcCGGAAAACGTTGATGAGAACTATgcgattaatttcaacatACAAAAGTTGTGTACAATATAATGCTTCACATgttattttcattatatttaaaatactataTAGAAATGCGGCCACCGTCTGTAATTTCCTCTACTAGTGCAGTGTCCAGCAGTGGTGCTTTGGACATAGAAGAAAAGGTGAGTAAACTTACGCTTTGTGggtgaataaaatttcattagtttaaaaaaataaaaaataaaaataattaattcttattttatgtGTTTTTCCCAGATACCTCTTGGAAATGGAGTTTTCTGTAGCAAAACTGCTtacagtaaattaattaatgtggAAGATAGTCACGCTGACTGGGCATATGCCTTGTTAAAAGGAGTCTTCGGAGAGAAAGCACATCGAATGAGAGTCCGAATTAGCAAAAAATATTCAGAGAACGAAAAGTTTCCTCAAAACTTTCTCATGGTGGCCAAGTGTAAGTTGtttgacataaaatatttaaaattttgctatAACTTTAAAGTAcacttaatatatttttggttttttcAGTCTTGCACTGCGAGTGGTTAACCAAACAGACAATGCGAGATAACAATGGAGAGCTGCATTCGAAATACACACCTGCAgaagtagaaaaatatataaatacactTCCCGCTTATCTCGCAGATCGGGCATATGATATGCAAGGTGGCCGTCCAGGCGCTAACGTGAAAAACACCCCTAGGCGTAGGTCAAGTGAATCCACCGAACCGAAACGAAATTACAAGAAAAGAGGACAGTTACTGTCATTGCAGCGGTCGCAACCGATCTCACCGTCTTTATCACTCCAATATCAAGAGGTCGACAATAATTTGTCTCATTTACTTACACCATCAATATCAGAAATAATAGAGTGTCAAGATGTTGAGTACGTaccattaaattttatataattttgtgaaatatattattaatttgtcttaacatttttcttttctattcagGTCTATTCCGACATTTCTAAATCTTTAACAGGTTTTTAACGTAACTCTtatgtttttattatcttattatcttatgtttttaaatattataatttcagtttaatttactttagtTTAACAAACAAGCTGTCAACACGCAATATCtacgcaaaaaaagaaataaatcaattattagtattatatattatcaatCAATTTTCATTTACTTGTCATAAATTGCCATCTTTGCCCTTAGTTCTTTTACAATGATTTCCGTCATCCCATTACACTATCAATAATAATGGCGGACGGAATTGGATGTTAATAtaacacataaaaaatatatgtataataataatataaaaagtgacGTTATACAAACATTCAAAAAACGTCTTTCAAACGCTAAAGCGTTGCAATTTCTGCTTTTCAAACGTTTTACTTACCGTTTTTAAATGCGTAACAAACTCCCGCAAACGTTCATGTAAACACTTAACAAACGCTGATAAAACTTCTTATTTTCGCCAGGGTTGAGGTTGAAATTGAACCCGGGGTATCATGGAAGCTTCATTCAGATCAAATGATCAAGTTAAATGACCCGGGGCCATTGCGGCGTTCGTCAAGGCTAGTGATTAAAAAATGCGTTAcgttataagaaaataatcaattatattatttagatTGTATGCGATATAAGACCAAGCTTTTAACATTGTACTCAATAGTTATAAGTCCAGCTGGAAACCAGCTACTTTTAAAAAAGGGAGGAATTGTAATGTATCGGTATTATGTATCGGTACGTGCGCCTATGGTAAGCTAAGTCGTGCTGTTTTAGCACAACATTGATAAGGCGCCCTCCGAAAGCTCGTGAGGTTTGATTCGGGAAGTCAATCGCTCTTAGGTAGCGTCTCCGACCAGGTCATCTCTGTACCTCcagattaataaatatattctctattgttttttatatgaGTTATACTTTCTTTGAGAACATTACACGTTGTatgaaacaattttaaataattttggagatattctgtaattaaattttttaaagtatctACTTTTTTCAAAGTCATAAATCGAAACATAgtaacgtaaataattttacgtaatgttaaaaataatgttcaaattttattattgtttggAATAAGATCTCCAATAAAAAAGAGATGGTTATAAATCAAGTATTTCATCTTAGATGCacttaaaagtattaattcgTTCTTTATCGATTTTGATTGTATGCGGAAATTAATGCTTTTCTTAGATATGCAGTCAAATTTTCGAatacgttaatttaatatatttaaaaaaaaactgtttttcttcataaaaaaagtttttcaacATCTTTGCTATATCGTAACGACAAATTCCTTCGAATAAGTTGTGCATAGGATTAactgaacaattattaattacatgaaAGTTAGGAGtgacattaaaaatacaattctCTTGAACACCAAAATTTCGTTCTGTTACATGACTTTTAATTGTCTACTGTTCTAAGTAGTTTTATGTTTTCAATTACTTGAGTTTTAGATTCTGTCTTCAGGTATACAAGCCAAAAAGCAATAAACTGCTtctaatttgttaatatttttatacgtaccAAGTGGATTATTAATTTCCACGTCGTCAAAAAATAATACCAAAGGAAGAATCATTTTAtcgtgtataaaaatga contains these protein-coding regions:
- the LOC139110390 gene encoding uncharacterized protein; this translates as MCLVLGVRHNFSWETQLDILRMVNSIHDKEDLPETKYKYFQHIEKEKESISYHIYCPTCEVYIGEKSCLPECVQCSYCADNVDVSKPSNFFLSISLKSQLKKLVSDSRVASLLLNPRFNRKKKHSDAFEDIYDGEQYKKYCVPGEILSSSYNFSYTFFTDGVPTGKSTGKSLWPIYVTINEFPFKDCSRYMLLVGLYVGPKDPNQMVFLQPFVKEANKLSSKGFSWNHEGKEIISKVIPLCAVTDSVARCQLLNMQSFHAYYGCTFCYEKQEKTGPRSRCFNVLSEKADDRTAESSYQDANRAHERKNEIRVDKRHYKGVKGPSILMNLLYFDLI
- the LOC139110461 gene encoding uncharacterized protein yields the protein MNSVDNSKWYALVKYKSGNETEVLPIQKIKLKIGKGKQVSFNPKSLTDFDRVHYYTVNTTHGSKDGKEHKWYAHISLLAESREAMESAVVMKRISWPFVLNGDQSEPNSTDTDCCVRRSTKKQATDAVHAQLLASRSLCQKPSTRTDDNFTNLLRENAELKSALQAEQKKNISTEVREEQNFSDILQECLQRIESKVENIQDQFQKQLDSVGKANMEKLADLERKMTEIENSISKFPQPHPQYVQHWLNSLPNNENIEYLYIFKKSCPLKLDRLELLSVQFFMKKMRPPSVISSTSAVSSSGALDIEEKIKIINSYFMCFSQIPLGNGVFCSKTAYSKLINVEDSHADWAYALLKGVFGEKAHRMRVRISKKYSENEKFPQNFLMVAKFLHCEWLTKQTMRDNNGELHSKYTPAEVEKYINTLPAYLADRAYDMQGGRPGANVKNTPRRRSSESTEPKRNYKKRGQLLSLQRSQPISPSLSLQYQEVDNNLSHLLTPSISEIIECQDVEYVPLNFI